A stretch of the Gracilinanus agilis isolate LMUSP501 chromosome 4, AgileGrace, whole genome shotgun sequence genome encodes the following:
- the HPDL gene encoding 4-hydroxyphenylpyruvate dioxygenase-like protein, producing the protein MAAPVARLCHISLHVPRGQPLARDLQRCFGFRPLAMREAGGWLQLALHCGEAVFLVNERARGPGSGSEGLLYDVDPTHPVPTASNVCFEVADVRSAVGAMQALGCPVAVAPRAVADTQGTVTYAVVRSPAGNLSHTLLERGTYGGPFLPGFRACGPPEAPDPRSLEGCFSHVDHVALACPQGSSQTWLRWYQECLGFRCFSLGSDDQPPERGLQIRAGRAGGLQLTALQAPPGSKAPMLVLGESLPGLGETQDQIELFLAQHRCPGLQHVALHTADIATATRLVAEAGGRLVAPPASYYQRRDKVAQILAAGGEPERLAELGILLDRDQKQGPGTNFLLQVFTKPLFSEETFFLELIQRQGSSTGFGQGNIQALWEALEEYLTSSQGAGKPR; encoded by the coding sequence ATGGCCGCCCCGGTGGCCCGCCTCTGCCACATCTCCTTGCACGTGCCCCGCGGGCAGCCCCTGGCCCGGGACCTGCAGCGCTGCTTCGGCTTCCGGCCGCTGGCCATGCGGGAGGCGGGCGGCTGGCTGCAGCTGGCCCTGCACTGCGGGGAGGCCGTGTTCCTGGTGAATGAGCGCGCCCGGGGCCCGGGGTCTGGCTCTGAGGGGCTCCTCTACGACGTGGACCCCACGCACCCCGTGCCCACCGCCTCCAACGTGTGCTTCGAGGTGGCCGACGTGCGGAGCGCCGTCGGGGCGATGCAGGCCCTCGGCTGCCCAGTGGCTGTGGCGCCCAGGGCTGTGGCCGACACCCAGGGCACCGTCACCTATGCGGTGGTGCGCTCCCCGGCCGGCAACCTGAGCCACACGCTGCTGGAGCGGGGCACCTATGGGGGTCCCTTCCTGCCAGGCTTCCGGGCCTGTGGCCCCCCAGAGGCCCCCGACCCCCGCAGCCTCGAAGGCTGCTTCAGCCATGTGGATCATGTGGCTCTGGCCTGCCCGCAGGGCAGCTCCCAGACCTGGCTGCGCTGGTACCAGGAGTGCCTGGGCTTCCGCTGTTTCTCCCTGGGCTCTGACGACCAGCCTCCGGAGCGGGGCTTGCAGATCCGGGCCGGCAGAGCAGGGGGTCTGCAGCTGACTGCCCTGCAGGCACCCCCAGGCAGCAAAGCCCCCATGCTGGTGCTGGGCGAGTCCCTGCCGGGCCTGGGGGAGACCCAGGACCAGATCGAGCTGTTCCTGGCCCAGCACAGGTGCCCAGGGCTGCAGCATGTGGCACTACACACAGCGGACATCGCCACAGCCACCCGTCTGGTGGCTGAGGCCGGTGGCCGCCTGGTGGCCCCTCCTGCCTCCTACTACCAACGGAGGGACAAAGTGGCCCAGATCCTGGCCGCTGGTGGAGAGCCGGAGAGGCTGGCCGAACTGGGCATCCTGCTGGACCGGGACCAGAAGCAAGGCCCGGGCACCAATTTCCTGCTGCAGGTCTTCACCAAGCCTCTCTTCTCGGAGGAGACCTTCTTCTTAGAGCTCATCCAGAGACAGGGTTCCTCCACCGGCTTTGGCCAAGGCAACATCCAGGCTCTGTGGGAGGCCCTGGAGGAGTACCTGACCTCCAGCCAGGGGGCTGGGAAGCCCCGCTGA